The proteins below come from a single Triticum aestivum cultivar Chinese Spring chromosome 5D, IWGSC CS RefSeq v2.1, whole genome shotgun sequence genomic window:
- the LOC123122630 gene encoding B3 domain-containing protein Os12g0591400: MDMGELFNPGCGGAGGAGCDCGDCEEWRRYCYWNHDHGTKQFLLFASDDKDHLCIPWEVSSQLRDMIPDSEPIKLETPDGRTYSVKFFKFGRITLTTGWRGFVDANHIEENNPMLFVYRGNSTFKVQIFNSSGRDKFLPCSQPPCNHHVLNEQVVPHPGHVDSSAHFGYTMLPGSFVTKAQDDKLLEWANTIKSEFPLFVAAMDESNVSLSDCHVYIPLSLVGQFKEEVVKIVALDKSIYVVGAKKHNEDQIVLQSGWHRFVASQCIQQNDFLIFIIEGEARLKVLVLDPSGSEKTFAMGNSSNAQEKPPLPPTVTNQSSDNELTDLSSDYEVLGKDTTTSRREQRPLRSCRAKAEKMGSTSCPSTKSDHRHKAGNSNEAGIEAPMPNKSYIVPQAGATKLTVQQEEKVKEKVRAIGSEFPVFVKVMTAYDVSKMAHLAFCMEYASACRLPLEQTPLLLRLEGSNMRWSSALMIQQNNNVRRICSFWQDIVSQAGTKEGDILLVELAGRSSRRLRMTVHLIRKSECSSSSCSQASS; the protein is encoded by the exons ATGGACATGGGCGAGCTCTTCAACCCAG GctgcggcggggcgggcggcgccggcTGCGACTGCGGTGACTGCGAGGAGtggaggcgctactgctactggaACCACGACCACGGCACCAAGCAGTTCCTCCTCTTCGCCTCCGACGACAAAGATCATCTG TGCATACCGTGGGAGGTCTCAAGCCAGCTGAGAGATATGATCCCCGACTCCGAGCCTATCAAACTTGAAACTCCTGATGGTCGCACGTACAGTGTTAAATTCTTCAAGTTCGGCCGGATAACTCTTACGACTGGGTGGCGGGGCTTTGTGGATGCAAATCACATAGAAGAGAACAACCCCATGTTGTTCGTGTACCGTGGGAATTCAACCTTTAAGGTTCAAATATTCAATTCATCCGGCCGCGACAAGTTTTTGCCCTGTTCTCAACCACCTTGCAATCATCATGTGCTGAATG AACAAGTGGTGCCTCATCCTGGACATGTTGATAGCTCAGCCCACTTTGGCTATACCATGTTGCCCGGGAGCTTTGTAACCAAAGCACAAGATGATAAATTGCTAGAATGGGCTAATACCATCAAGTCTGAATTTCCTCTTTTTGTGGCAGCCATGGACGAGAGCAATGTCAGCTTGAGCGACTGCCATGTT TACATACCACTGAGTCTTGTGGGCCAGTTCAAAGAGGAGGTTGTCAAGATTGTAGCCCTTGACAAGAGTATATACGTTGTTGGAGCAAAGAAGCACAATGAGGATCAAATCGTACTCCAATCTGGGTGGCATAGGTTTGTGGCTTCTCAGTGCATACAACAGAATGACTTCCTCATTTTCATAATTGAGGGGGAAGCTCGCCTCAAAGTTCTTGTCCTTGACCCAAgcggtagtgagaaaacttttgccATGGGAAACTCTTCCAATGCCCAAGAAAAGCCACCACTCCCACCTACAGTTACTAACCAGAGTTCTGACAATGAACTTACTGACCTGAGTTCTGATTATGAAGTCCTGGGAAAAGACACTACAACGTCAAGGAGGGAGCAGAGGCCGCTACGAAGCTGTCGTGCAAAAGCTGAGAAGATGGGTTCAACATCCTGCCCTTCTACTAAATCAGATCATA GACACAAAGCTGGCAACTCGAATGAAGCCGGTATAGAAGCTCCTATGCCCAACAAGTCCTACATAGTGCCCCAAGCAGGGGCGACGAAGCTAACTGTGCAACAGGAGGAGAAAGTTAAGGAGAAGGTCCGGGCGATTGGATCTGAATTCCCTGTCTTTGTGAAGGTGATGACGGCATACGATGTTTCGAAGATGGCACATCTG GCCTTCTGCATGGAGTATGCTTCGGCGTGTCGTCTCCCGCTCGAACAAACACCTCTCCTACTTAGGCTGGAGGGTAGCAATATGCGGTGGAGTAGCGCGCTGATGATCCAGCAAAATAATAATGTGAGGCGGATTTGCTCATTCTGGCAGGACATTGTCTCGCAAGCCGGGACGAAGGAGGGAGACATCCTCCTCGTCGAACTGGCAGGCAGGAGCAGCAGGAGGCTCAGGATGACGGTCCATCTGATCCGCAAGTCGGAATGCAGCTCTAGCTCTTGCTCTCAAGCATCTAGTTAG
- the LOC123120889 gene encoding B3 domain-containing protein Os12g0591400-like, translating to MLVCISPEVTNQPTNLIPDSGPIKLETPDGRTYNFEFLNLDLIVLTTGWRDFVDANHIQQGDPMLFVYSGNSTFKVHIFNSPGRNKFLSSSEPPCDHHVLNEQVVPHPGHVDRPAHFGYTLLPGSFVTKAQDDKLLEWANTIKSGFPLFVAAMDESNVSLNDCHVYIPLWLVGQLKEEVVKIVSPDGNIYAVGAKKHNDDQIVLQSGWDRFVTDQCIQQNDFLIFIIKGETRLKVLVLDPSGSGKTFAVGNSSNVQEKPPLPPTVTNLSCDDDEVVGKDTTTSRREQRPLRSCRAKAEKMASTSCPSTKSGHRHKAGNSNEAGLEAPMPNKSYIVAQAGATKLTVQQEEKVKEKVRAIGSKFPVYVKVVTPYDVIEYSQLRLCMEYASACCLPLEQTPLLLELEGTDMWWPSTLRAEKYKKVRLISSFWNDLVLEARMRKGDILLIELADRSSERLRMTIHLIRKSEMQL from the exons atgctagtt TGCATATCGCCGGAGGTCACAAACCAGCCGACAAATCTGATCCCCGACTCCGGGCCTATCAAACTTGAAACTCCTGATGGCCGCACGTACAATTTTGAATTCCTCAATCTTGACCTGATAGTTCTTACAACTGGGTGGCGGGACTTTGTGGATGCAAATCACATACAACAAGGTGACCCCATGCTGTTTGTCTATAGTGGGAATTCAACCTTTAAGGTTCACATATTCAATTCACCCGGCCGCAACAAGTTTTTGTCCTCTTCTGAACCACCTTGTGATCATCATGTGCTGAATG AACAAGTGGTGCCTCATCCTGGGCATGTTGATAGGCCAGCCCACTTTGGCTATACCTTGTTGCCCGGGAGCTTTGTAACCAAGGCACAAGATGACAAATTGCTAGAATGGGCTAATACCATCAAGTCTGGATTTCCTCTTTTTGTGGCAGCCATGGACGAGAGCAATGTCAGCTTGAACGACTGCCATGTT TACATACCACTGTGGCTTGTGGGCCAGTTGAAAGAGGAGGTGGTCAAGATTGTATCCCCTGACGGGAATATATATGCTGTTGGAGCAAAGAAGCACAATGATGATCAAATTGTACTCCAATCTGGGTGGGATAGGTTTGTGACTGATCAGTGCATACAACAGAATGACTTCCTCATTTTCATAATTAAGGGGGAAACTCGCCTCAAAGTTCTGGTCCTTGACCCAAGCGGTAGTGGGAAAACTTTTGCCGTGGGAAACTCTTCCAATGTCCAAGAAAAGCCACCACTCCCACCTACAGTTACTAACCTGAGTTGTGATGATGATGAAGTTGTGGGAAAAGACACCACAACGTCAAGGAGGGAGCAGAGGCCGCTACGAAGTTGTCGTGCAAAAGCTGAGAAGATGGCTTCAACATCCTGCCCTTCTACTAAATCAGGTCATA GACACAAAGCTGGCAACTCAAATGAAGCCGGTTTAGAAGCTCCTATGCCCAACAAGTCCTACATAGTGGCCCAAGCAGGGGCGACGAAGCTAACTGTGCAACAGGAGGAGAAAGTTAAGGAGAAGGTCCGGGCGATTGGATCTAAATTCCCTGTGTATGTGAAGGTGGTGACGCCATACGATGTTATTGAGTATTCACAGCTG AGATTGTGCATGGAATATGCTTCGGCGTGTTGTCTCCCGCTCGAACAAACACCTCTCCTGCTTGAGCTGGAGGGTACCGATATGTGGTGGCCTAGCACATTGAGGGCCGAGAAATATAAGAAGGTGAGGTTGATTTCCTCGTTCTGGAACGACCTTGTCCTGGAGGCCCGGATGAGGAAGGGAGACATCCTCCTCATCGAACTGGCAGACAGGAGCAGCGAGAGGCTCAGGATGACGATCCATCTGATCCGTAAGTCAGAAATGCAGCTCTAG